The proteins below are encoded in one region of Apteryx mantelli isolate bAptMan1 chromosome 25, bAptMan1.hap1, whole genome shotgun sequence:
- the RAP1A gene encoding ras-related protein Rap-1A produces the protein MREYKLVVLGSGGVGKSALTVQFVQGIFVEKYDPTIEDSYRKQVEVDCQQCMLEILDTAGTEQFTAMRDLYMKNGQGFALVYSITAQSTFNDLQDLREQILRVKDTEDVPMILVGNKCDLEEERVVGKEQGQNLARQWCNCAFLESSAKSKINVNEIFYDLVRQINRKTPVEKKKPKKKSCLLL, from the exons ATGCGTGAGTACAAGCTAGTGGTCCTTGGTTCAGGAGGTGTGGGGAAGTCTGCTTTG ACTGTACAGTTTGTTCAGGGAATTTTTGTTGAAAAATATGACCCAACAATAGAAGATTCATACAGAAAG caaGTGGAAGTAGACTGTCAACAGTGTATGCTTGAAATCCTCGATACAGCAGGGACA GAGCAATTTACAGCAATGAGGGATCTCTATATGAAGAATGGTCAAGGGTTTGCACTAGTATATTCTATTACAGCACAGTCCACATTTAATGACTTACAGGACCTGCGGGAACAGATTTTACGGGTTAAGGACACTGAAGAT GTTCCAATGATTCTGGTTGGCAATAAATGTGACCTGGAAGAAGAACGTGTAGTCGGCAAAGAACAGGGTCAAAACTTAGCAAGACAGTGGTGTAACTGTGCCTTTCTAGAATCATCTGCAAAGTCTAAAATCAATGTTAATGAG ATCTTTTATGACTTGGTCAGACAGATAAATAGAAAAACACCAGTGGAAAAGAAGAAGCCTAAAAAGAAATCATGTCTGCTGCTTTAG